The sequence GAATATATTACAGACATAAAGACATAGACGATCAAAAATCTGATAAAATCTTAAAATTTATAAGTTATTTAATAGAACACAAAGCAAACTTAAATATCAAAGATTGTAATGAGATGGTCCCTTTAGATATTGCTATATTTCATAATTCTCCAAAGATAGTAGAATTATTGATAAAAGCTGGTGCTGATCTTAATGTTGGAAGGGAAAAAGCAGAAGGTGTTTTAAAGTATGCAATTACTGAAGGGCATATAGATATAGGGAGAGCTACAATTCGATATATTTTGGAACATGACTCACACTGGTTAACAACTTCAAATAAACCAGATCTTCTCAATGATCAACAAGAGTTATCAAACTATTGGGATGAATATAAAGCTCAAGTTAAAGAGCTTCATGATATAGTGGGAGATAGAATTTACTTGACTGGTGACCACTCTACCCGTCCTATAATGAGAACAGTGAGTGGCCTTTTAGATCACAACAGTAGACAAAATCTAGTAAAAGCATCACTAATACCTACTCCTAGTTCTAATGAATCAGAAAATTTTTGTCCAAGAAAACTTGCTGTTGTAGCTGTAGCTGCAGTACCTTGCGCTTTAGCATTATATTTTCTTGCTCCATTAATCATTGGGTCTTCTGCTGGAATTGGTA is a genomic window of Wolbachia endosymbiont (group B) of Germaria angustata containing:
- a CDS encoding ankyrin repeat domain-containing protein encodes the protein MIEQGANPNATDHLGRYLLHLQTAQGNFEGAKALIENGVDVNLINQEVKSYQNLIIGGSALKGQTALNFAIRIYYRHKDIDDQKSDKILKFISYLIEHKANLNIKDCNEMVPLDIAIFHNSPKIVELLIKAGADLNVGREKAEGVLKYAITEGHIDIGRATIRYILEHDSHWLTTSNKPDLLNDQQELSNYWDEYKAQVKELHDIVGDRIYLTGDHSTRPIMRTVSGLLDHNSRQNLVKASLIPTPSSNESENFCPRKLAVVAVAAVPCALALYFLAPLIIGSSAGIGTQLALGAVGAVVGGGIGILTNVAIDQCYVNLAAQKAD